The following DNA comes from Streptomyces globosus.
TCCGGACGGGGTCAGCCCAAGCGCTACGCCGCAGGTCAGGACACATGCGACCTCACCTGGACCCGGGTACGAACATGTGGAAAGCGTGTTGGGGGCAACCCCTCCCGGTCTCGCGCCGAGTCTTGAGCGCTCCACGCCCGCAATGCCGATACGAGCCCGGAACAGGCGCTCGCGGCACGAGGGGCGTCGCATCCCGTGGAGCCGCGGACCACGAGGGAGCCGGCCGGCCGCGGCACACGCCCGACCGGCGAACACCCGAACGCTCCGCCCTTCCGCACCGAACGAACTCCGACCTCCCCACCCGGACAGAGTGCGGCACGTTCGCGCACCTCCGAACCTCCACCCGAGCCCACTGCGGACACCCGACAGCCGCGAGGAAGAGAACGCAGCACAGCGATGAACCAGTGGAGGTATAATCTTTTCCATACTTGATATCAAGGAGGTGTACCATGAGTCGTACGGTGATCGACCTCGATGACGAACTGGTCGCGGACGTGGCCAAGGCTCTGGGGACCAGCACCAAGAAGGAGACGGTCAACACCGCCTTGCGCGAGGTGCTGGAGAACAGGCGGCGCGCGCTGGCCCTGACCCGCCTGCGCGCCGCGGCCGACGAGGGCTCATTCGATCTGACGCTCTTCGAGGACAAGCGGAACTACCGGCGGTGAACGCGGCGCTCTACCTGATCGACACCAGCGCGCTCGCCCGCTTCATGCGGAACGACGCGGAGCAGTACGGCTGGGACCAGGCGGCAGCCGCCGGCCTGATCGCCACGTGCCCCGTCACGGAGCTGGAGTTCTTCTACAGCGCCCGGTCGGCAGCCGACCGGGCACGCGGCATTGAGGACATGCGGTTGCTCTTCGGCTGGGTTCCCGTCGACGACCGCGCCTACGACCGCGCCTGGCAGGTCCAGGAGGCCCTCACCAAGCAAGGCAAGCACCGCAGCGCAGGTGCGGTCGACCTCGTCGTCGCAGCGACTGCCGAGCTGCAGGGGCTCACCCTCCTGCACTGTGACCACGACTTCGACTGCATCGCCGCAGTAACCGGCCAGCCCGTTCAGTGGTACGGCCCTGAGGGCCGTAAGTAGCCGGGCAGAAGTTGCCGTTCTGGCTGCATTCACCTCCGTCCGGGGCCGTCCGAACGAAGGCCACGAGAACGCTCCGTCGCAGGCCAGGACGGGTACAGCCCCAGCCGGACAGCCGTACGAACATGTGGAGAGCGTGCCGGGGGCAACCCCTCACTCGTTCGAATCCCCTATCCTCCGCAGCCGCCTGAACAGGCACAACGCGAGGCCCGGCCGCGATACGCGGCTCGGATTCTCGCCGTGCTCTGGCCGCGTTTCTGGTTGCGTTTACAAGCGCCCGTTTCGAACATTCAGCGGATCCGGGCTGCCCGGCTCCCGCCCGCCCGCGGATGCCGGCGCCCGCCCACGGGGGAGTCCTGTCCCGTACGGCATCCTCGGATCACAGGGGTACGGCACCCTGGAAACCCCGCGGCGAGTCCCCGCTGCCATGATCCTGATCTCGCGAGGTGCCCGGCATGAAGTCCCCATCGACGCTGACGACTTGGCTGGGCAGCCTCGACGGCCGTCGTCTGGCGCGCGTGCTGGAGACGCGGAGGGACGCCGCGTCCCCTCCGGAGCCGCGCTCGCTGGGGGAGCTGGCCGACCGTCTTCAGCGCCCGGGATCGGTGGCACTTGCCCTACCGCAGCTCGCCCTGCCGCATCTCCAGGTCGCCGAAGCGCTGGCAGCGCTGCGTGCACCCGCGTCGCGCGATGCACTGGCCGAACTGCTGGGAGCGGCCGGCGACGGCACCACCGGCGATCTGGAGGCCGTACTGGAGGCTCTGGCCGATCATGCTCTGGTCTGGCCGGACGCCGCGGGGAAGCTCCGCATGGCCGGACCGCTGCGGCAAGCATGGGACGCGCCGCTGGGTCTGGATGCCCGGCTGGAGGAACTGCTCGCCGGCACGACCTCCGACGAGCTGCGCGGAATGCTGGCGGTACTGGGCATCAAACCGCCGGGCAGCAAGGCGCAGCGGCTGTCCGCGCTGGTGGAACACCACAGCAACCCGGAGCGGATCCTCTCCGTGATCGCCAAGGCCCCTGCGGCGACTCGGAAGCTGCTCGAAGGCAAGGCGGGGGCGGGGCCGGCGGGGCTAGCGGAGCACGCGCGGTTCGTCATGTTCGGGAGTCCGGGCCCCGATCCCGAACCGGGTGCTCGATGGGCTCTGGATCGGGGACTCCTGATCCAGGAACGTCACCGCTACGGCCCGGCCCGTTTGCCCGCCGAGGTGGCGCTCGCGCTGCGCGGGCCCGACTGGCACGCCCCGTTCCGGCCCGTTCCGCCCTCCGCGGGCTTGGCGCCGGTCACCCCGAGGGAGGTCGACCACGAGGCGTCGGCCGCGGCCTCGGCATTCGCCGCCGGCGCGGCCTCGGTCCTGTCGGCCTGCTCGACGGCCGCGCCGGCCCGGCTGAAGTCCGGCGGCATCGGTGCGCGTGAACTGGCCCGGATCGGCAAGGCGGCCCAGGCCGACGACGCCGTCGTACGCCTCACCCTGGAGACCGCGCATGCCGCCGGGCTGCTGGCCCGGGACGGCGATCGGGTGGCCCCCACCGAGGCCTACGACGTCTGGGCGGAGCAGGAGCCCCCGGAGCAGTTCGCCGTACTGCTCCAGGCATGGCGCAACCTGCCGCTCACCCCGGCCCAGGCGCGCGACGAGGACAACAAGGCACTCCCAGCACTCGTCGGCGCACCGCCCTGCAACGGCTGTGTGCAGGCCCGCCACGGGCTGTTGGCCGCAGCCGCGCAGCTCCCGGCAGGGCACGGCGTGCGGGTCGCGTCGGATCTGGGGCCGCTGATCGCCTGGTACCGCCCGCTCGCCGACTCGTCGCCGGACGGACCGCCGTTCGCCACCGTGATCCGGGAGGCCGAACTCCTCGGCGTGCTCGCACGCGGTGCTCTGTCCGCCATCGGCATCCACCTGCGAGCCGGCGATGCGGAGCTCCTGGGCGCCGAGTGCCGACGGCTGCTGCCCTCGGCCACCGCGACGGCCCGGATCGGCGCCGACCTCACCGCCGTCGTCACCGGCACCCCGTCCACGCGGCTGGCCGCACTCCTGGACTCCGTCGCCGACCGGGAAACCAGTGGCACCGCATCGGTGTGGCGGTTCAGTGCCGGCAGCGTCCGCCGGGCTCTGGACGCCGGCCGCACCCCCGAGGACATCACGGCCGACCTGGCCGCCGTCGCTGCCGGACCGCTGCCACAGCCCCTGACATACCTGATCACCGACACCGCACGCGGCCACGGGCGCGTGCGCATCTCCCCTGCCGCCTGCGTCCTCCACGGCGACGAGCCCGCCCTCCTGGCCGAACTCGCCGCCCACCGCAGGCTGGCCAAGCTCGGACTCCGGCAGCTGGCACCGACGGTGCTGATCAGCCGCAGCCCGCTCGGGACGACCCTCGCAGCGCTCCGGGCCGAGGGGTACGCCCCCGTCGCCGAGACCGACGAGGGAACGGTACGCATCGAGAAGACCCGGCCTCGGCGGGCCGCCGCACCCGTTCCGCCTCCACGCGGCTCCAGGGCGAGCGGCGGCGGCCGGGCCGCTGCCCCGAGGACGGCGAAGGAACCCGCTGCCCTCGACCCGAGTGCGTTGGCGACCCGGCTGCTGGCCGCCCCGGCCACGGCTCCCGAACCAGCACCGTTCGAGGGCGGAGTGCCCTTCGCCACGGACACCGAGGAGATCGTCGCAGGGTGGGCGAAGCGCCTGCCGTACGCCGACATCCGCCAGCTCGCCCACGCCATCGACGCAGGTCAGGCCGTCACCGTCGAATACGTCGCCAACTCCGGCAACCGCACAGTACGCACCCTCAGCCACCTCGAACTCGACCCGCCCTTCCTCGAGGCCTGGTGCCATCT
Coding sequences within:
- a CDS encoding type II toxin-antitoxin system VapB family antitoxin, translated to MSRTVIDLDDELVADVAKALGTSTKKETVNTALREVLENRRRALALTRLRAAADEGSFDLTLFEDKRNYRR
- a CDS encoding PIN domain nuclease codes for the protein MNAALYLIDTSALARFMRNDAEQYGWDQAAAAGLIATCPVTELEFFYSARSAADRARGIEDMRLLFGWVPVDDRAYDRAWQVQEALTKQGKHRSAGAVDLVVAATAELQGLTLLHCDHDFDCIAAVTGQPVQWYGPEGRK
- a CDS encoding helicase-associated domain-containing protein produces the protein MKSPSTLTTWLGSLDGRRLARVLETRRDAASPPEPRSLGELADRLQRPGSVALALPQLALPHLQVAEALAALRAPASRDALAELLGAAGDGTTGDLEAVLEALADHALVWPDAAGKLRMAGPLRQAWDAPLGLDARLEELLAGTTSDELRGMLAVLGIKPPGSKAQRLSALVEHHSNPERILSVIAKAPAATRKLLEGKAGAGPAGLAEHARFVMFGSPGPDPEPGARWALDRGLLIQERHRYGPARLPAEVALALRGPDWHAPFRPVPPSAGLAPVTPREVDHEASAAASAFAAGAASVLSACSTAAPARLKSGGIGARELARIGKAAQADDAVVRLTLETAHAAGLLARDGDRVAPTEAYDVWAEQEPPEQFAVLLQAWRNLPLTPAQARDEDNKALPALVGAPPCNGCVQARHGLLAAAAQLPAGHGVRVASDLGPLIAWYRPLADSSPDGPPFATVIREAELLGVLARGALSAIGIHLRAGDAELLGAECRRLLPSATATARIGADLTAVVTGTPSTRLAALLDSVADRETSGTASVWRFSAGSVRRALDAGRTPEDITADLAAVAAGPLPQPLTYLITDTARGHGRVRISPAACVLHGDEPALLAELAAHRRLAKLGLRQLAPTVLISRSPLGTTLAALRAEGYAPVAETDEGTVRIEKTRPRRAAAPVPPPRGSRASGGGRAAAPRTAKEPAALDPSALATRLLAAPATAPEPAPFEGGVPFATDTEEIVAGWAKRLPYADIRQLAHAIDAGQAVTVEYVANSGNRTVRTLSHLELDPPFLEAWCHLREDERVFTLSRIHSVMSAALEQEW